In one window of Calditrichota bacterium DNA:
- a CDS encoding MFS transporter produces the protein MFAWTLYDFANSAFTTLVVTFIYATYFTKSIAANEIEGTLLWSRGVTISALLVAIFSPFFGAMADQGSLRKKFLVLSTLISIVATAFLFGALPGEIAKALTWFIIANFSFEMGMVFYNAYLPEISPPGKIGRISGYGWALGYLGGLLCLVLALVGLVNPEVPMLGFSKEAGENIRASNLLVAVWFFIFSIPLFLWIKGPKTKSNIPFLNLLKSSVFELRSTLIQISGYKQILYFLLARIFYNDGLITIFAFGGIYASGTFGFDFSEIIVFGIVLNVASGLGAFLFGFFDDRIGSKKTIQISNLGLIVASLLAVFAPDKTIFWIAGIIVGIFAGPNQASSRSLMGRLTPKDKENEFFGFFAFSGKATTFAGPFLFGLLTEIFNTQRAGVAVITFFFLIGFLILQRVKTEASV, from the coding sequence ATTTTTGCGTGGACTTTGTATGATTTTGCCAACTCTGCATTTACAACGCTGGTTGTAACCTTCATTTATGCTACTTATTTTACAAAATCTATTGCAGCAAATGAGATTGAAGGAACTCTACTTTGGTCGCGCGGGGTTACAATTTCCGCCCTTCTCGTTGCAATTTTTTCCCCTTTTTTCGGTGCCATGGCCGATCAGGGATCTTTAAGAAAGAAATTTTTAGTTCTTTCAACTCTTATATCCATTGTTGCTACGGCTTTTCTTTTTGGTGCTTTACCCGGTGAAATAGCAAAGGCTCTAACCTGGTTTATCATCGCTAATTTCTCTTTTGAAATGGGGATGGTTTTTTACAATGCTTACTTACCGGAAATTTCCCCACCTGGCAAAATTGGACGTATTTCTGGTTACGGCTGGGCTCTTGGTTATCTCGGTGGGTTACTCTGCCTGGTATTGGCTTTAGTTGGTTTGGTTAACCCGGAAGTTCCCATGCTAGGATTTTCAAAAGAGGCAGGCGAAAATATCAGGGCATCAAATCTTCTTGTTGCTGTTTGGTTTTTTATTTTTAGTATTCCTTTGTTTTTGTGGATTAAAGGACCAAAGACAAAAAGCAATATTCCCTTTTTAAACTTGCTGAAATCCAGTGTGTTTGAGCTACGCAGTACGTTGATTCAAATCTCCGGATATAAACAGATACTCTATTTTTTACTGGCACGTATTTTTTATAATGATGGCCTGATAACCATTTTTGCCTTTGGTGGTATTTATGCATCCGGTACTTTCGGATTTGATTTTTCAGAGATTATTGTTTTTGGGATTGTATTAAATGTTGCTTCAGGATTAGGTGCCTTTTTGTTTGGTTTTTTTGATGACCGTATTGGCAGTAAAAAAACCATCCAGATTAGTAATTTAGGTTTAATTGTTGCCAGCCTGTTAGCGGTTTTTGCCCCAGATAAAACTATCTTTTGGATTGCAGGAATTATCGTTGGGATTTTTGCAGGGCCAAACCAGGCATCCAGCCGCTCTTTAATGGGGCGTTTAACACCTAAAGATAAGGAAAATGAGTTCTTTGGTTTTTTTGCTTTCTCCGGTAAAGCCACCACTTTTGCAGGACCTTTTCTTTTTGGTCTGCTCACCGAAATTTTTAATACCCAACGTGCCGGTGTGGCAGTTATTACTTTCTTCTTTTTGATCGGCTTTTTAATTCTCCAGCGGGTTAAAACCGAAGCTTCTGTTTGA
- a CDS encoding gliding-motility protein MglA produces the protein MFINWALQEINLKIVYYGPGMSGKTTNLEYIHSKLDPSLAGELVSLKTKEDRTIFFDFMQIEVGRIKGKKPKFNLYTVPGQVYYASSRKVILNGVDGIVFVADSQPHRMEANIETLLDLESNLKADGHTLENFPWVIQYNKRDLPGADSVETLQKKLNFFNVPHFEGVAVKGDGVFNTLKGTINLVVQHVQSQL, from the coding sequence ATGTTTATAAATTGGGCTTTACAAGAAATAAATCTAAAAATTGTGTATTACGGACCAGGGATGAGCGGAAAGACTACAAACCTGGAATACATCCATTCCAAACTTGACCCTTCTTTAGCTGGCGAGCTGGTTTCACTTAAAACTAAAGAAGACAGAACAATTTTCTTCGATTTTATGCAGATTGAAGTTGGGCGTATCAAAGGTAAAAAACCAAAATTTAATCTTTATACAGTCCCCGGACAGGTTTATTACGCATCCAGCCGTAAAGTTATTTTAAATGGTGTAGATGGGATTGTATTTGTTGCTGATTCACAACCACATAGGATGGAAGCAAATATTGAAACTTTATTGGATCTTGAGAGCAATCTTAAAGCAGACGGACACACTCTTGAAAATTTTCCATGGGTAATTCAGTATAATAAACGTGACCTCCCTGGCGCAGATTCTGTGGAAACACTTCAAAAGAAGTTAAACTTTTTTAATGTTCCTCATTTTGAAGGAGTGGCTGTTAAGGGTGATGGTGTTTTTAATACATTAAAAGGAACAATCAATCTGGTTGTTCAACATGTTCAAAGCCAGCTGTAA